A DNA window from Pseudarthrobacter sp. W1I19 contains the following coding sequences:
- a CDS encoding aminoglycoside phosphotransferase family protein → MSQPAVVPIPPDLTARYTRSSAGRAWLASLPDLIQGRLDNWQLTPDLRPGALPWNGHGGIVIPVRQQDGSPAALKIAFPHDEARVERHALALWQGQGAVALLASHAGTCAMLLERLDGERSLATVPMEEAVVVWAGLVRQLSVTPDDRPEWFEFEHIAARAEQWSDDLPADWEQLGRPFPRWLLEAALEVCQTRGAVGRRSARDVLVHTDLHYLNVLARPAGPGRHALPTAAGYAAIDPQPMIGDPEFAVAPLLWNRLSDLPLDNPAAGLRRRCAGFSSAAGLDPEVARQWGIAREVANALGYAGKPDHRGDLARSLWVASTLAGRTLDGLPPAHRLPEPGEAVGAR, encoded by the coding sequence ATGAGCCAGCCAGCGGTAGTACCCATCCCTCCGGACCTCACTGCCCGCTACACCCGCAGCAGTGCCGGACGCGCCTGGCTCGCGTCCCTGCCGGACCTCATCCAGGGCCGCCTGGACAACTGGCAGCTGACCCCGGACCTGCGTCCCGGCGCCCTGCCCTGGAACGGCCACGGCGGCATCGTGATCCCGGTGCGCCAGCAGGACGGCTCCCCGGCGGCCCTCAAAATCGCCTTTCCGCATGACGAAGCACGGGTTGAGCGGCACGCCCTGGCCCTCTGGCAGGGCCAGGGCGCGGTAGCGCTGCTTGCCTCCCACGCCGGCACCTGCGCCATGCTCCTGGAACGGCTCGACGGCGAACGCTCGCTCGCCACCGTGCCCATGGAGGAAGCGGTGGTGGTATGGGCCGGCCTGGTGCGGCAGCTGAGCGTCACGCCCGACGACCGGCCGGAGTGGTTTGAGTTCGAGCACATCGCCGCCCGCGCGGAGCAGTGGAGCGATGACCTGCCCGCGGACTGGGAACAGCTGGGACGCCCTTTCCCCCGATGGCTCCTCGAGGCCGCCCTGGAGGTGTGCCAGACCCGGGGTGCGGTGGGACGGCGGTCGGCCCGCGACGTTCTCGTCCATACCGACCTGCATTACCTCAACGTCCTGGCCCGCCCGGCCGGCCCTGGCCGGCATGCGCTTCCGACGGCGGCCGGTTACGCCGCCATCGATCCCCAGCCGATGATCGGGGATCCCGAGTTCGCCGTGGCACCGCTGTTATGGAACCGCCTGTCGGATTTGCCGTTGGACAACCCTGCCGCCGGCCTGCGACGGCGCTGCGCCGGGTTCAGTTCCGCGGCGGGCCTGGACCCCGAGGTGGCCAGGCAGTGGGGAATTGCCCGGGAGGTGGCGAATGCCCTGGGGTATGCAGGCAAACCGGATCATCGCGGGGACCTGGCCCGCTCCCTCTGGGTAGCCAGCACCCTCGCCGGCAGGACCCTGGACGGGCTGCCTCCGGCCCACCGCCTGCCGGAGCCCGGCGAAGCGGTGGGCGCCCGCTGA
- a CDS encoding YlxR family protein: MPLPLTQRKPGIPGPADMNVRKMTVAELSTGNQPERTCIGCRKKGLRSELLRLVAEGNGSAAVLVDERRRLAGRGAWLHPSESCLALAIKRRAFGRALAGATGTAAVEHWIKSETNVAGTTATATPTVQPESGSEI, encoded by the coding sequence ATGCCCCTTCCACTGACTCAGCGGAAGCCAGGCATTCCCGGGCCAGCAGATATGAATGTCAGGAAGATGACCGTGGCAGAGCTTTCCACCGGGAATCAACCGGAGCGTACCTGCATCGGATGCCGGAAGAAGGGCCTGCGGTCTGAATTGCTCCGGCTCGTCGCCGAAGGCAACGGCTCTGCCGCTGTCCTGGTGGATGAACGACGCCGGCTGGCTGGCCGGGGTGCTTGGTTGCACCCCAGCGAATCGTGCCTGGCTCTGGCGATCAAACGGCGGGCTTTCGGACGTGCCCTTGCGGGCGCAACCGGAACTGCCGCAGTCGAACACTGGATCAAGTCGGAAACGAACGTTGCAGGCACCACGGCAACTGCAACACCAACCGTCCAACCTGAAAGCGGGTCAGAAATCTGA
- the rbfA gene encoding 30S ribosome-binding factor RbfA, giving the protein MADPARAAKLAQRIKVVVAEALGRKVKDPRLEGITVTDARVTNDLQHATVYYTVLGDQAVQADAAKGLEKAKGVLRQEVGRNLTIRLTPTLEFISDEIPVIASNLEELLREAKKRDAEVAALAAQARHAGDPDPYKTDASGDVDIDEDDFDEEDLDLTDAEELDEDGHK; this is encoded by the coding sequence ATGGCTGATCCGGCACGTGCTGCCAAGTTGGCGCAGCGGATTAAGGTTGTTGTTGCTGAGGCCCTGGGCCGGAAGGTTAAGGATCCCCGGCTGGAGGGCATTACTGTTACTGATGCCCGGGTGACCAATGATTTGCAGCATGCCACTGTGTACTACACCGTTCTTGGCGACCAGGCTGTCCAGGCTGACGCTGCCAAGGGCCTGGAGAAGGCCAAGGGTGTGCTGCGCCAGGAAGTGGGGCGCAACCTCACCATACGGTTGACGCCCACCCTTGAATTCATCTCCGACGAGATCCCCGTCATCGCCTCCAACCTCGAGGAGTTGCTCCGCGAGGCCAAGAAGCGTGACGCCGAGGTGGCCGCCCTCGCGGCGCAGGCCCGGCATGCCGGGGACCCTGATCCCTACAAGACCGATGCGTCCGGCGATGTGGACATCGACGAAGACGACTTCGACGAGGAGGACCTCGACCTCACCGATGCCGAGGAACTCGACGAAGACGGCCACAAGTAG
- a CDS encoding ScyD/ScyE family protein, translated as MKIKFPVAACIAAAALVLPAGPAAAGSSDEPTPRTRAEGLAAPLSLAVDAEESILVTQNFAGLLSRVNDDRTTTTLYQAKEGWDVGGVEMRHGTTYFVESVGAGVGIPENLQGNLKSIDDDGDVRTIADLANYERKHNPDGDQHYGFGDDVSDECLKDWPEFPPARYEGTVDSHPYGVAIRSGKAYVADAGANAILEVDLESGHISTLAVLPPRRTVIPESAARPEAEGGLGVPACVAGEKYAFEPVPTDVEVGPDGWLYVTSLPGGPESPELGARGAIFKVNRWTGETKLWVDDILTPTGLAIADNGDIYVASLFGGNILKFSCWGDHRSEFVTVNQPAAVEFQDGHLYATVDALSGAPAGPGAPPPAGPFAGKVVRIHVD; from the coding sequence ATGAAGATAAAGTTTCCAGTCGCCGCGTGTATTGCTGCCGCGGCATTAGTCCTGCCCGCCGGGCCTGCCGCTGCGGGATCCAGTGACGAACCGACGCCGCGCACGCGGGCCGAGGGCCTGGCAGCACCTTTGAGCCTGGCCGTGGATGCGGAGGAATCGATCCTCGTCACCCAGAATTTTGCTGGCCTCCTTAGCCGCGTCAACGACGACCGCACCACTACTACCCTCTATCAGGCCAAGGAGGGTTGGGACGTTGGGGGCGTCGAGATGCGGCACGGAACCACGTACTTCGTGGAGAGCGTGGGCGCAGGGGTCGGCATCCCCGAGAATCTCCAAGGCAACCTGAAGTCCATTGACGACGACGGAGATGTCCGGACCATCGCGGACCTGGCCAACTACGAACGCAAGCACAACCCCGACGGTGATCAGCATTACGGCTTCGGCGACGACGTCTCAGACGAATGCCTGAAAGACTGGCCCGAGTTCCCGCCCGCCCGTTACGAGGGGACGGTGGATTCGCATCCCTACGGTGTGGCAATACGCAGTGGCAAGGCGTATGTGGCTGACGCGGGCGCCAACGCCATTCTGGAAGTCGACCTCGAGAGCGGCCACATTTCCACATTGGCAGTACTGCCTCCGCGGCGCACGGTTATTCCCGAAAGCGCTGCCCGTCCAGAGGCGGAGGGTGGCCTTGGTGTGCCGGCCTGCGTTGCTGGTGAAAAGTACGCTTTCGAGCCCGTTCCCACGGACGTGGAGGTTGGCCCTGACGGCTGGCTGTATGTGACGTCACTGCCCGGCGGCCCGGAAAGCCCGGAGTTGGGTGCACGCGGCGCGATATTCAAGGTCAACCGGTGGACCGGTGAGACAAAGCTCTGGGTTGACGACATCCTGACACCCACCGGCCTCGCCATCGCGGACAATGGCGATATCTATGTGGCTTCGCTCTTCGGCGGCAACATCCTGAAGTTCAGCTGCTGGGGAGACCACCGGTCTGAGTTCGTGACAGTAAACCAGCCGGCCGCCGTCGAATTCCAGGACGGACACCTGTACGCCACGGTTGACGCGCTGTCCGGCGCACCGGCGGGCCCGGGGGCGCCTCCTCCAGCAGGGCCATTTGCCGGCAAAGTGGTCCGGATCCATGTCGACTAG
- the rimP gene encoding ribosome maturation factor RimP gives MSNAEATASSDHTGTGKAEAAHNPEAARLRALLEPSVQANRLYLEDVAVIPGSHRVVHVVVDLPQEETGGVSLDVIADISKVLSDVLDNDPGDDGRPYDLEVSSPGVGRPLTEPRHWHRAKGRMVKVNVLQGDNITGRIQAVDASGVTIVPEIAVKKGMKPRQGDPIKLPFDRIRNGKVEIEFSHLHEDGLEPEHNGPSEEA, from the coding sequence GTGAGCAATGCAGAAGCCACAGCTTCATCAGACCATACCGGAACGGGTAAGGCTGAGGCCGCGCACAATCCGGAAGCTGCACGGCTCAGGGCGCTCCTTGAACCCTCGGTCCAGGCCAACCGCCTGTACTTGGAGGACGTGGCCGTCATCCCCGGATCCCACCGCGTGGTCCACGTAGTGGTGGATCTGCCGCAGGAAGAGACCGGCGGAGTCAGCCTTGATGTCATCGCCGACATCTCCAAGGTGCTCTCCGATGTTTTGGACAATGATCCCGGTGACGACGGCCGTCCCTACGATCTTGAGGTCTCTTCGCCGGGCGTCGGCCGGCCCCTGACGGAGCCGCGCCACTGGCACCGCGCCAAGGGGCGCATGGTGAAAGTCAACGTCCTCCAGGGCGACAACATCACGGGCCGCATCCAGGCGGTGGACGCCTCCGGCGTGACCATCGTCCCCGAGATCGCCGTCAAAAAGGGAATGAAACCCAGGCAGGGCGATCCCATCAAGCTTCCTTTCGACAGGATCCGCAACGGAAAAGTCGAGATCGAATTCAGCCACCTCCACGAGGATGGTCTGGAACCTGAACACAATGGACCTTCTGAGGAGGCCTGA
- the infB gene encoding translation initiation factor IF-2: protein MAKVRVHELAKELGITSKDAVTKLQELGEFVRSASSTIEAPVVRKLRNAFPDAAAKASAPAAAPKAPAPAAEARPSTPAPGPAAPKAPAPAAQAPAPAAPAAPAAPAQPAASAPAAPAASRPAAPAAPAASNSTAPSTGAKPGARPAPKAETPAAPTRSGGQGGSAGSSAPRPGGPRPGNNPFATSQGMPRGGRGGDGERAPRPGNNPFATSQGMPRPGGGRTDGDRPGGPRPAAGAGGPRPGGPRPAAGAGGPRPAAGAGGPRPGAPRPGGAGGNRPTPGMMPNRTERPAPAGAGRPGAGGRGPGRPGGAPGTGGPGGGGGAPAGGGFGKGGRGRGGTQGAFGKGGAGRGKQRKSKRAKRQELEQMSAPSLGGVSVPRGDGNTVIRLRRGSSITDFADKIEANPAALVTVLFHLGEMATATQSLDEETFALLGEELGYKLQVVSPEDEERELLSGFDIDFEAELEAEGDEDLEARPPVVTVMGHVDHGKTRLLDAIRKSDVMAGEHGGITQHIGAYQVTHTHEGDDRKITFIDTPGHEAFTAMRARGAKVTDIAILVVAADDGVMPQTVEALNHAQAANVPIVVAVNKIDKEGANPDKVRGQLTEYGLVPEEYGGDTMFVEVSARQNLNIDELLEAVLLTADAALDMRANPNKDARGIAIEANLDKGRGSVATVLVQSGTLRVGDTIVAGTAHGRVRAMFDDDGSALTEAGPSRPVQVLGLSNVPRAGDTFFVTADERTARQIAEKREAADRNAALAKRRKRISLEDFDQAVAEGKIDTLNLILKGDVSGAVEALEDALLKIDVGEGVQLRVIHRGVGAITQNDVNLATVDSAVIIGFNVKPAERVAELADREGVDMRFYSVIYSAIDDIEMALKGMLKPEYEEFQLGTAEVREVFRSSKFGNIAGSIVRSGIIRRNTKARISRDGKIIGDNLTVETLKRFKDDATEVRTDFECGIGLGSYNDITEGDIIETFEMREKPRV from the coding sequence GTGGCCAAGGTCCGCGTACATGAGCTCGCCAAAGAGCTCGGTATTACTTCCAAAGATGCAGTGACAAAACTGCAGGAACTGGGCGAATTTGTTCGCTCCGCCTCTTCCACCATTGAGGCCCCCGTTGTGCGTAAACTGCGCAACGCCTTCCCCGACGCTGCTGCCAAGGCCTCAGCACCGGCTGCCGCGCCCAAGGCGCCCGCCCCGGCCGCAGAAGCACGTCCTTCAACTCCGGCTCCCGGCCCGGCAGCCCCCAAGGCTCCGGCTCCCGCGGCACAGGCACCCGCCCCCGCCGCTCCGGCAGCACCGGCAGCACCGGCCCAGCCTGCTGCGTCGGCTCCGGCGGCACCTGCTGCCAGCCGGCCCGCAGCTCCGGCGGCCCCCGCCGCTTCCAACAGCACTGCTCCGTCCACCGGCGCAAAGCCCGGTGCCCGGCCGGCTCCCAAGGCCGAAACTCCCGCTGCCCCCACCCGCTCCGGCGGACAGGGCGGTTCGGCAGGCAGCTCTGCTCCCCGTCCCGGCGGTCCCCGTCCGGGCAACAACCCGTTCGCCACCTCGCAGGGCATGCCCCGCGGCGGCCGCGGCGGCGACGGAGAGCGTGCTCCCCGTCCGGGTAACAACCCGTTCGCTACCTCGCAGGGTATGCCCCGTCCGGGTGGAGGCCGTACCGACGGCGACCGTCCCGGTGGTCCGCGTCCCGCGGCAGGTGCCGGTGGACCCCGTCCCGGTGGTCCCCGTCCCGCAGCAGGCGCCGGTGGGCCGCGTCCCGCGGCTGGCGCCGGCGGCCCGCGCCCGGGTGCACCCCGTCCCGGTGGTGCCGGTGGAAACCGTCCCACTCCGGGCATGATGCCCAACCGTACTGAACGCCCGGCTCCGGCCGGTGCAGGACGTCCGGGTGCCGGTGGCCGTGGTCCCGGACGCCCGGGTGGCGCTCCCGGAACCGGTGGTCCCGGTGGCGGCGGCGGAGCTCCCGCCGGTGGCGGCTTTGGCAAGGGCGGCCGCGGACGCGGCGGCACCCAGGGTGCCTTCGGCAAGGGCGGCGCCGGACGTGGCAAGCAGCGCAAGTCGAAGCGCGCAAAGCGCCAGGAACTTGAGCAGATGAGCGCACCGTCGCTGGGTGGCGTGAGCGTACCCCGCGGCGACGGCAACACTGTCATCCGCCTGCGGCGCGGCTCGTCCATCACGGACTTCGCCGACAAGATCGAGGCAAACCCCGCCGCGCTGGTGACCGTGCTGTTCCACCTCGGTGAAATGGCAACGGCAACCCAGTCGCTGGACGAGGAAACCTTCGCGCTGCTGGGTGAAGAGCTCGGCTACAAGCTCCAGGTTGTGTCCCCGGAGGACGAGGAGCGCGAGCTGCTCTCCGGCTTCGACATCGACTTCGAAGCCGAACTGGAAGCCGAAGGCGATGAAGACCTCGAGGCACGTCCTCCGGTAGTCACCGTCATGGGCCACGTTGACCACGGTAAGACCCGCCTGCTCGATGCCATCCGCAAGTCCGACGTTATGGCGGGCGAGCACGGCGGCATCACGCAGCACATCGGTGCCTACCAGGTCACGCACACCCACGAAGGCGACGATCGCAAGATCACCTTCATCGATACCCCGGGCCACGAGGCGTTCACCGCCATGCGTGCCCGTGGTGCGAAGGTCACCGACATCGCCATCCTGGTGGTCGCAGCGGACGACGGCGTTATGCCCCAGACCGTTGAAGCCCTCAACCACGCCCAGGCGGCCAACGTGCCCATCGTGGTGGCCGTGAACAAGATCGACAAGGAAGGCGCCAACCCGGACAAGGTCCGCGGCCAGCTGACCGAGTACGGCCTGGTTCCCGAAGAATACGGTGGCGACACCATGTTCGTGGAGGTCTCTGCCCGCCAGAACCTCAACATCGACGAGCTGCTCGAGGCAGTCCTGCTCACCGCGGACGCTGCCCTGGACATGCGCGCCAACCCGAACAAGGACGCCCGCGGTATCGCCATCGAAGCCAACCTGGACAAGGGCCGCGGTTCCGTGGCCACCGTCCTGGTGCAGTCCGGCACCCTGCGCGTCGGCGACACCATCGTGGCAGGCACGGCCCACGGCCGCGTCCGTGCGATGTTCGACGACGACGGCAGCGCCCTGACCGAGGCCGGCCCGTCCCGCCCCGTCCAGGTGCTGGGTCTGTCCAACGTCCCGCGTGCAGGTGACACCTTCTTCGTGACCGCTGACGAGCGCACCGCCCGCCAGATCGCCGAGAAGCGTGAAGCCGCCGACCGCAACGCAGCCCTGGCCAAGCGCCGCAAGCGCATCAGCCTCGAAGACTTCGACCAGGCCGTGGCCGAAGGCAAGATCGACACCCTCAACCTCATCCTCAAGGGTGACGTGTCCGGTGCCGTGGAAGCCCTCGAAGACGCCCTGCTCAAGATCGACGTTGGCGAAGGCGTGCAGCTGCGCGTCATCCACCGCGGTGTTGGTGCCATCACGCAGAACGACGTCAACCTGGCAACAGTGGACAGCGCCGTCATCATCGGCTTCAACGTCAAGCCCGCCGAGCGGGTTGCCGAACTGGCAGACCGCGAAGGCGTGGACATGCGCTTCTACTCCGTCATCTACTCCGCAATCGATGACATCGAGATGGCGCTCAAGGGCATGCTCAAGCCGGAATACGAAGAATTCCAGCTGGGCACCGCCGAGGTCCGCGAAGTCTTCCGTTCCTCCAAGTTCGGAAACATCGCCGGCTCGATCGTCCGCTCGGGCATCATCCGCCGCAACACCAAGGCCCGCATCAGCCGCGACGGCAAGATCATCGGTGACAACCTCACCGTTGAGACGCTCAAGCGCTTCAAGGACGACGCCACCGAGGTCCGCACGGACTTCGAGTGTGGTATCGGTCTTGGGTCCTACAACGACATCACCGAAGGCGACATCATCGAGACCTTCGAGATGCGTGAGAAGCCGCGCGTCTAA
- a CDS encoding DUF4439 domain-containing protein encodes MKDDNQENRPRMRYFRYAVFSLAALLVVTLGFAFFPAEPPAPAEPPFSEQARAAALYEALELRSAALELAAADPGSTAGAPAEESMTQVVTLLTIQARALLLPGSQASAEAFGPTSAPASTAGVPPAAAPPSPSPRAAASVAEFAARLAASGLQRLNDAETADGGMARLLAGAGTAQLLTAERLGAAASLETEARETERQGATAPACPAMSSAPDSASTSPPAGMASLGAALAAAAGAELETAYGYQAALTRLPPEAVRPASEFLAQHQDLAGQAEEYGRTHCGTLPPQPPGYVLDQGFLDSPAAGLAGLEADTLPLYGDVVALAEGATRAWALAGLQDAARRAHYWGAGAGPVPGLVLDEGQLPPLPQ; translated from the coding sequence GTGAAAGACGACAACCAGGAAAACCGCCCGCGGATGCGCTATTTCCGGTATGCCGTTTTTTCGCTCGCAGCCCTTCTGGTGGTCACCCTGGGCTTCGCTTTTTTCCCCGCTGAACCGCCCGCTCCTGCGGAACCGCCTTTCTCGGAGCAGGCCCGCGCAGCCGCCCTGTACGAGGCGCTGGAGCTGCGGTCCGCAGCGTTGGAGCTGGCCGCTGCGGACCCCGGAAGTACCGCCGGTGCTCCGGCGGAGGAGTCGATGACCCAGGTTGTGACGTTGCTGACCATCCAGGCCCGGGCACTGCTGCTGCCCGGAAGCCAAGCTTCCGCGGAGGCATTCGGGCCAACTTCTGCGCCGGCGTCAACGGCCGGGGTCCCGCCAGCCGCCGCTCCCCCCTCCCCCAGTCCTCGTGCCGCCGCGAGTGTTGCGGAGTTTGCCGCCCGCCTCGCCGCCAGTGGCCTGCAACGCCTCAACGATGCGGAAACGGCCGACGGCGGTATGGCACGCTTGCTCGCTGGCGCCGGCACAGCGCAACTCCTCACCGCAGAACGGCTCGGCGCGGCAGCCTCGCTCGAGACAGAAGCGCGAGAGACAGAACGTCAAGGCGCCACGGCCCCTGCGTGCCCGGCCATGTCCTCCGCTCCTGACTCCGCCTCCACCTCCCCTCCCGCTGGAATGGCCAGTTTGGGAGCCGCCCTCGCCGCCGCCGCCGGTGCCGAACTGGAGACGGCGTACGGCTACCAGGCAGCACTCACGCGCCTTCCCCCTGAAGCCGTCCGTCCGGCGTCGGAATTCCTGGCGCAGCACCAGGACCTCGCCGGCCAGGCCGAAGAATATGGGCGAACGCATTGCGGGACACTGCCCCCGCAGCCGCCGGGATATGTCCTGGACCAGGGGTTCCTCGATTCTCCGGCGGCCGGACTTGCCGGCCTGGAAGCGGACACGTTGCCGCTGTACGGCGACGTTGTGGCGCTGGCTGAGGGAGCCACGCGCGCTTGGGCACTAGCGGGCCTCCAGGACGCCGCGCGGAGGGCGCACTACTGGGGTGCCGGCGCAGGCCCTGTGCCGGGCCTGGTGCTGGATGAAGGGCAGCTTCCGCCGCTGCCGCAGTGA
- a CDS encoding VIT1/CCC1 transporter family protein, whose translation MDTAGASSFHDNEPHRNDLAQRLNWLRAGVLGANDGIVSVAAIVVGVAGATAASGPILAAGAAGLVGGAVSMALGEYVSVSSQSDSQKALIEKERRELAEEPEVELAELTAIYQAKGLSEETAGRVAAELTAHDALAAHLSAELNIDEADIVSPWHAAFASAVSFVIGAALPLAAILLPPPEVRVPVTFLAVLLALALTGALGARIGGGSRFRAAVRVVAGGALALAATFTIGNLLGATGVV comes from the coding sequence ATGGACACAGCGGGTGCATCCTCCTTCCATGACAATGAACCGCACCGCAATGACCTGGCACAGCGCCTCAATTGGCTGCGCGCCGGTGTGCTGGGCGCCAATGACGGGATCGTATCCGTGGCAGCGATCGTGGTGGGTGTTGCCGGAGCAACCGCTGCCTCCGGCCCGATCCTGGCCGCAGGCGCGGCCGGCCTTGTGGGCGGCGCTGTATCCATGGCGCTGGGCGAGTACGTCTCGGTGAGCAGCCAAAGCGACAGCCAAAAGGCCCTCATCGAGAAGGAACGCCGCGAGCTGGCCGAAGAACCGGAAGTGGAGCTCGCGGAACTCACGGCGATCTACCAGGCAAAGGGCCTGAGTGAGGAAACGGCAGGACGGGTGGCCGCGGAATTGACCGCGCACGACGCCCTGGCCGCGCACCTGTCCGCGGAGCTCAACATTGACGAGGCGGATATCGTCAGCCCCTGGCATGCCGCTTTTGCTTCGGCGGTGTCCTTTGTGATCGGGGCAGCGCTGCCCCTGGCCGCCATCCTGCTTCCGCCGCCGGAGGTCCGGGTTCCGGTCACGTTCCTCGCCGTGCTCCTGGCATTGGCACTGACGGGTGCACTCGGCGCTCGGATCGGCGGCGGCTCCAGGTTCCGCGCCGCCGTGCGGGTGGTGGCAGGCGGAGCGCTCGCCCTCGCCGCCACCTTCACCATAGGGAACCTACTGGGGGCCACGGGCGTGGTCTGA
- the nusA gene encoding transcription termination factor NusA, with the protein MDIDMSALRLLEREREIPLDLLIPTIEQALLVAYHKSPGAFEKARAELDRKSGHVTIWAVEIDDDGAPIGEFEHTPEGFGRIAASTARQIILQRLRDVEDDNVLGEFKGREGELVAGTIQQGHNPHMVQVNLGTVEALLPPPEQVPGEKYLHGNRLRALVIDVHRGSKGPSVTLSRSHPGLVRKLFELEVPEIADRSVEIVALAREAGHRTKIAVKANIPGINAKGACIGEMGSRVRAVMTELNDEKIDIVDFSENPATFIASALSPSRVNSVTITDEATRSARVVVPDYQLSLAIGKEGQNARLAAKLTGWRIDIVSDAAAPREN; encoded by the coding sequence ATGGATATTGACATGAGCGCACTGAGACTTCTGGAGCGTGAGCGTGAAATTCCGCTGGACCTCCTGATCCCCACCATCGAGCAGGCGCTCCTGGTGGCCTACCACAAGTCGCCCGGCGCCTTCGAGAAGGCCCGCGCGGAGCTTGACCGCAAGAGCGGTCACGTGACCATCTGGGCGGTGGAGATTGACGACGACGGCGCCCCCATCGGCGAGTTCGAGCACACGCCGGAGGGCTTCGGCCGTATCGCCGCCAGCACTGCGCGGCAGATCATCCTGCAGCGCCTCCGCGACGTTGAGGACGACAACGTCCTCGGCGAATTCAAGGGCCGTGAAGGCGAACTTGTGGCCGGTACTATTCAGCAGGGCCACAACCCGCACATGGTGCAGGTCAACCTTGGCACTGTCGAAGCGCTCCTGCCGCCGCCCGAACAGGTGCCGGGGGAAAAGTACCTCCACGGCAACCGCCTGCGTGCCCTGGTGATCGATGTGCACCGCGGCTCCAAGGGCCCCTCCGTCACACTGTCCCGGTCCCACCCGGGGCTCGTCCGGAAGCTCTTTGAACTGGAAGTACCCGAGATTGCCGACCGCTCCGTGGAGATCGTTGCGCTGGCCCGGGAAGCCGGCCACCGCACCAAGATCGCCGTCAAGGCCAACATCCCCGGCATCAACGCCAAGGGTGCCTGCATCGGTGAAATGGGCTCCCGCGTGCGGGCCGTGATGACGGAACTGAACGACGAAAAGATCGACATCGTCGACTTCAGCGAGAATCCGGCCACCTTCATCGCCAGCGCCCTGTCGCCGTCGAGGGTGAATTCGGTCACTATCACTGATGAGGCCACCCGTTCGGCCCGCGTGGTGGTTCCCGATTACCAGCTTTCCCTGGCCATCGGCAAGGAGGGCCAGAACGCCCGCCTCGCGGCCAAGCTGACCGGCTGGCGCATAGATATCGTTTCCGACGCCGCCGCTCCGCGCGAAAACTGA